One window of the Mytilus galloprovincialis chromosome 14, xbMytGall1.hap1.1, whole genome shotgun sequence genome contains the following:
- the LOC143059087 gene encoding uncharacterized protein LOC143059087 has translation MTSDKHMLCGPCMFDDVTKDAGRWCTNCEEGLCTDCENVHRKGKTTRNHKVISTEDYHKIENVSISQICEQHGENLEWFCKSHDEVLCVVCVPSKHKACSDVIPISLNTANSRQSSALSDLEETIKGNLRNVKQCITNRESATKEIEKQELAVKTMVLETRTKINSQLDKLQEKLLNELKSAFLTCKSKYMKILQKLKSTEKMLTKLREETKHMKAFSSDIQVFLGTRQVNKRIVSEVKSIKSEIGAAKDYALKVYIDSLIEKLSNDVEEFGKIMVSESATNLDFRDPKFDQAQIWINISDIKLQLIKTFQMTNEHKKNVTGCLILPNGNLLMANDKEKNHLKEYSTSGEYIRDIPISGQPYDIAVIDLERIAVTYGDASCLEIMNKNTFNVEKKISLQNRCWGVSHADGKLYVAHGDSVQVLNLSGQNLKTIKTVSNYIRRICASRDRIVYSDWENKVHCCNLNGEELWQFENDSIEFPRGVKADNYNNVYVVGYGSNNLTIIRHDGKDSKTLLTKSDGLKFPNALDFDKNTNTLLINNQGENITLFKVVLNFSQLP, from the coding sequence ATGACTTCAGACAAACATATGTTATGTGGTCCATGTATGTTTGATGACGTCACGAAGGACGCAGGGAGATGGTGCACAAATTGTGAAGAAGGATTATGTACAGATTGTGAAAACGTTCACAGAAAAGGGAAAACCACAAGAAACCATAAGGTTATTTCAACAGAAGATTATCATAAGATTGAAAATGTTTCAATCTCCCAGATATGTGAGCAGCATGGTGAAAACCTTGAGTGGTTCTGTAAAAGTCACGATGAAGTTCTCTGTGTTGTTTGTGTCCCGTCAAAACACAAGGCATGTTCCGATGTAATACCCATTAGTCTTAACACAGCAAATTCAAGACAATCATCTGCATTGTCTGACCTAGAAGAGACCATTAAGGGAAATCTCCGCAACGTGAAGCAATGCATCACGAATCGTGAATCTGCTACAAAGGAAATCGAAAAACAAGAGCTGGCGGTGAAAACCATGGTTCTTGAAACAAGAACGAAAATAAACAGTCAACTAGACAAGCTACAGGAAAAATTGTTAAACGAACTAAAATCAGCATTTCTCACCtgtaaatcaaaatatatgaaaatcctGCAGAAGCTAAAATCAACAGAAAAAATGCTTACTAAACTAAGGGAAGAAACAAAACATATGAAAGCATTTTCTTCTGATATACAAGTATTTCTTGGAACGCGTCAGGTCAATAAGCGGATCGTTAGTGAGGTAAAGTCCATCAAAAGCGAAATCGGTGCTGCCAAGGACTATGCATTGAAAGTATATATTGATAGCCTAATAGAAAAATTATCCAACGACGTTGAAGAGTTTGGTAAAATAATGGTGTCAGAATCCGCCACCAACCTTGATTTCAGAGACCCCAAATTCGATCAAGCACAAATTTGGATCAACATCTCCGACATAAAACTACAGCTAATTAAAACATTCCAAATGACAAATGAACATAAAAAGAACGTCACAGGTTGTCTCATATTGCCAAATGGTAATTTGCTAATGGCGAAtgacaaagaaaaaaatcatttaaaagagTACAGTACTTCAGGCGAATATATCCGTGACATACCAATATCAGGTCAGCCATACGATATAGCCGTGATAGATCTTGAACGGATTGCTGTGACGTACGGGGACGCATCATGCTtagaaattatgaataaaaatacTTTCAATGTTGAAAAGAAAATCAGTTTACAAAATAGATGCTGGGGAGTATCTCACGCGGATGGGAAACTTTACGTAGCACATGGAGACAGTGTACAAGTCCTGAATTTATCTGGACAAaacttaaaaacaataaaaacagtaTCTAACTATATAAGGCGCATATGTGCGAGCAGAGACAGGATAGTTTACTCAGATTGGGAGAACAAGGTGCATTGTTGTAATTTGAACGGGGAAGAATTATGGCAGTTCGAAAATGACAGCATCGAATTTCCTAGAGGTGTAAAAGCAGATAATTACAATAACGTTTATGTTGTGGGTTATGGTTCCAATAATCTAACAATAATACGACATGACGGAAAAGACAGTAAGACATTACTGACAAAATCTGATGGCTTAAAATTTCCAAacgctttggactttgataaaaaTACTAATACATTACTCATAAACAATCAAGGAGAAAATATTACTTTGTTCAAAGTTGTTTTAAACTTTTCACAATTGCCTTGA